The segment CTACGACGATGGATCAGGTATCCAGAATTGCCAATGTGGGCAAAGGCACGATCTATACCTTTTTCAAAACCAAGGAAGAACTGTTCGAGGAAATTCTGGACAAGGCCACCTCCGAATTAACATCGGTGCTGAACCGTGTGGCTGCGCAGCGAACTTCCTTCGTGCATAAGCTGCTTAATCTGCTGGACTCCATTCTGGAATTCCGCCTGGACCATGAGCTGTTCGTCAAGCTGGCCCAGGAGGTACGGGACATCGGTACGGCCCAGGCGCTCGAAGGAGTGAAGCGGATGGAGGGCTACGCGCTGGACTTCCTGCAGCAGCAGATCGGAGAGGCCATCGGGAGTGGAGAAGTGAAGCCCTGCGATGCCAGTGTGGCGGCGTTTATGATTCTGCGGATGTATCTGGCGCTGACCACGGAATGGAACAAATCCCATGAGCCGCTGGATCAGGACAAGATCAAAGAGCATATGATTCTGTTCATCTCCACCGGAATGCTGCAATAGAGGCAAACTAGCGAATTGTTGTAATGACTAAACAGAGCTTCAGATTGTACGTTGAGCTGTTCCGGCACCCCGGGCTATAATGAAAGCGTTAATGAAGACGATTATGGCGCAGCTGAAGTCTAGAGCTGGCATGGCGGCGGGGGACTGCTGTCCTGTTCCAGATGGATGAGAGCGCCTTCAGACAAAGTGAGGCTGATGGTTATGGAAGAGTATAACAGCGGTATCGGGCTTGGCGGGCAGGAGGGTCCGGCGGCACCCCAAGATCCAGTGGAGCGCCGTAACGGCTTCTTCGTCATGTTCGAGACGGCGGTTGAGGCAACCGCCCGGGCGGAGGGCAAGCCCTCGCAGGAGGTCTATCTGGAAGGCAATTATCTGATCGATAAGGCCAAATACATAGGCGGGGTCACGGATGAGCAGATGCTGGCGATGCTTAGAGACTGGAGCGGCTTCCGCAAGCTGGTGCACAGCATTGGAGTGTCCGTGAAGACGGCGGAAGAGGGGGCAGCAGTCACTTTTCTTATGCAGAATTGGGGCAGAACCAGCAAGTATGAGACCGGCACGCAGCTGCGGGTCCCCTGCCCGGGCGACGGAACGGAAATCCTAGTGAAGCTGGAGGAGCATGAGTGGTCTGAGGAGGATGTGGCTCCCGGCAAATATGCCTTTGAATTCAACAATGAGGGGGAACTGGGGACAGCGAGCATCGTTCTCTACCTGAATGACGGGTACACCGCGCCTGAGCTGACAGCGGAACCTTCCGTAGACTTCGATTCGTCTGCTTACCGCGCGATGATTGCGAAGTCTCTGTTATATTCGGGCAATAACCGGCGGCTGAAGCGGGCTATGGACAAGGCTGCTAGCGGCGAAGATGTGACGATTGCTTATATTGGCGGGTCCATCACTCAGGGGGCTGGAGCTAAACCCATTCATACAGAATGCTATGCCTATCAGTCGTACTTGAGATTTAAGGAGCTATTCGGCAAGGAGGGTGGAGAGAATATTCATTTCATCAAGGCCGGGGTTGGCGGGACGCCCTCTGAGCTTGGGATGATCCGCTATGAGCGGGATGTGCTGAGGGATGGTGCAGCCGCTCCCGACATCGTAGTGGTGGAATTTGCCGTGAATGATGAAGGGGACGAGACGAAGGGCAACTGCTTCGAGAGTCTTTGTCTCAAAATCCTGTCTGCGCCGAATCAGCCTGCCGTCATTCTGCTGTTCAGTGTCTTCGTGAATGACTGGAACCTGCAGGACCGCCTCTCCCCGGTAGGCAGACGCTATAATCTCCCTATGGTTAGTGTCAAAGATGCAGTAACAGAGCAGTTCCGGCTGAGCAAGGCCGAAGGGAATATCATCTCCAAACGGCAATTTTTCTACGATATCTATCACCCCACGAATGACGGGCACCGCGTAATGGCGGACTCCCTGGGCTACCTTTTCTCCGAGACCGCCCGGATGGGATTGGATGAAAAGGAGCAGGATACTCTGGCGGGACCGCCTGTGCTCGGCAATGATTTTGCCCATGTCCGGCTGCTGGACCGTATAAGTGATCTGGGCAGCGCAGGTACTGCGGTTGCTATTGAAGCAGGCGGCTTCCACGGTACGGATGAGGAGCTGCAGCAGGTGGAGCTGGATGCCAATCCGTTCGGCACTCCGCAATTCCCGCATAACTGGATGCACACGGCTGCGTCCGGTGAGGATCGCTTCAGGCTGACAATCACCAGCAAGAATCTGATCCTGGTCTTCAAGGATTCGGGCAGCCCGGATGTAGGCAAGGCGGAGGTTCATGTGGACGGCAAGCTGGTTCTGACGGCAGATCCGCATGTGAATAGCTGGACGCACTGCAACGCTGTGATTCTATACAACAATGAGCAGAGCGAGGAGCATGTGGTGGAGATCCGGATGGTGCCTGAGGATCAGGAGAAGAGCTTCACCATCCTGGGCTTTGGCTATACGGCTTAAGAATCGAGCGGGTAGAAAAGGGTGTCACCGTGGCAGCACGAAGCTGCTTCCGGTGACACCCTTTTTGTACCGTTCATGAACAGGACGGCGTTTCAGCTTGTGGCTCAGGACTTCTGGGTAGCGCGGAATTCTGTGCTTAGTCAAGCATGAATTCCCTGTATTTATTCTTGCGGGGATTAAGCACGAACAGAATGCCGCTGGTGTAGCCTGAGACGGCATTGAAATTCCGTTTCAGGGTAGCTTTTGCCGTCAGATAGGTCAGTGTCCAGAGCAGCGCCGCATAATTCTTCACGGGTGCTTTGCGCAGATTCAGCAGATAATAATGATTGACTGCTGTCGCCCGGGCAACCCGGCCTGCCTTGTCGCGCGAGCTGGGCGATTCATGGTGCATGATTTTCAGCTCCGGGTTAATCACCAGCTTGCCGTATCTGCTTGCCAGATGGCACATATAGATATCGTCCGCCACCGCGTAGCTGGTCATCCAGGGGTACGGCTTCATGTCCTGCAGCGCTGAGCTGCGGAAGGACATGTTGCAGCCATGGAAGAAATCCGTCTCAAAAATATCCTCCGTCTCCCCCCACAAAAGAAGAGACCCAGCCAGTGTGCTTGCCGACAGTCTACCTGGCGAAGCCGACATTTGGCAGGTCAGCCGGCCAAGCAGCTTGCCTGATTTACTGCTGGAGAGACCCTTGGCGATTCCGCCTACTCCGACAATGGACGGATCTGAGGCGTAGGTATCGAGCATCCGGCGGATATAGAGCGGATCGTCCAGCTCCGCATCGTCATCGAAGCTGAGCAGAATCTCTCCGTCGATGAGCCCGAGGGCCTCATAGCGGGAGAGCCAGACGCCGGGCTTGGTTTTGCGGTAATAGCGCAGGCTGGCATCCGGAAGACGCCCGAGCACCTCGCGGAAATCATCCAGCACCTGTTCTTCGATCTCACCGTCGTCCACGATCAGCAGTTCGATGGAGACATTCTCCAGCCCGGTCTGGGCACCGATGGATTCAATGCAGAGAGTCAGATCGCTGATCCGGTTACGAGTGGGAATGACTATAGACAGGTCATGCATGCCGCTGACTCCTTTCGGGACGCCATAGACCGTCCGCTTTGAATTAGTTGCTCTAATTTTACCTGCCCGGCCGGGCATACGTATATACCTCTTTCGTTTACTTTTCTCAAGGAAGCCAGCAGGGAAGAGAGTGTACGGGACATTCAATGGGAAGGGGCCGTTCAGAAAGTTTGTTTGTAATTTTCGGTTTTTAACTATATAATAGTAAGTAAATTGCAATACCAATAACATTACCATTCAGGAGGAATTCCCATGAGAATAGATATATGGTCTGATTATGCCTGCCCGTTCTGCTATATCGGCAAAAGACGGCTGGAGCACGCGCTGAGCCAATTCCCCGGCCGTGACCAGGTGGAGGTCGTGTTCCGCAGCTTCCAGCTGGACCCGAATGCACGCACCGATGAGACGAGAGATATCCATGAGCTGCTGGCCGGCAAATACGGCATGACCCGTGACAAGGCCAAGGAGATGAACGCACAGCTGGCCGAGCAGGCGCAGGGTGTAGGTCTGGAGTTCAATTTCGATACGATTCAGTCCACGAATACCTTTGACGCTCACCGCTTGAGCCACTATGCCGCTACTCAGGGCAAGGCTCCGCAGATGACCGAACGGCTGCTGCGTGCTTATTTCACCGATTCACTGAATGTGGGTGACCGTAAAGTGCTGGCTGAGCTGGCTGCGGAGGCCGGACTGGATCAGGCTGAAGTGGCTGCAGTGCTCGACAGTGAGACTTACGGCGACCGGGTCGAGGCTGACATTGAAGCTGCCCGGCAGCTGAACATCACCGGCGTTCCGTTCTTCGTCTTCAATAATAAGTACGCCGTATCCGGTGCGCAGCCGGGTCCGGTCTTTACTGAAGTGCTGGACACGGTATGGGCGGAGGAACAGAAGGGTCCAGAGCTTCAGGTGGTCGGCCAGCCGAAGTCCGGGGCTGCACCGTCTGCTGACGGCTGCGATGACGGTTCTTGCAGCATCTGATTATTATCAGTGGCAGACTTGAGATAAGCGTTGCAGCATGCTGTGCCTGGACGGGACGTACGATTCATTCTGGTTACGGACTACAGTTCCGCTAATTGCGCCAAAAGGCCATTTGGAGCGGCGCGGCGGACTGGCAAGTCTGCAACAAATGGACGCACCAAACCCCCGCCGCATGAAATTCCTGCAGCGGGGGTTTTTGTTCCTTACAGAGACCACTGGCCTGGAGCGGGAAACCGAATCGTTCCGTTACCGGAACGAGGTCACCAGACTGGAGAACAGTGTGCGGACATCGTTCTGGTACGCATTGATCGGCTCCACCGGACGGTTCAGGCCGAACAGGGTGTAGACAGCGATGCGGGCGGCACGGACTGAATATTCTTCCGTGAAAACGATATCGTCCGGGATCTCGCAGTATTGGCCGATAAAGGCCAGGTTGGTTGAGCCTTCAGGCACCACCTGCGGCCGGTCGCTGTTCAGGCGCGGCATGAACTGGGAGGTGATATACGGCATCATGCAAGGAATACAGTTGGCGGTAGCCATGATCTCTTCCTTATGCGCCTCGAAGTGCAGATGTCCGATCAGCTCCTCCATAATCTCCTCGCCGGTACAGTCGCACATTTTTTTGTGTACATAATCGCCGAGCTTGTCCGGGTAGAGGCCATATCCCCAGAAGACCCTGACATGCTCCGGCTGGTTGCGGAAATGCGGCTGGAAGGCCAGCACGACAGACATCAGCCAGCTGGAATCCTTGAAGGTGACGAGTGCGCCGGTTCCGGCCCGGTTGCGGGTGAACTTCTCCATAAGGTCGAAGAACTTCGAGTCCTGGAAGGTTACCGTGAAGGATTCCCATTTGGATTCATCCACATGATCATCGAAGGAGGAGGGATTGCCGAGACCCGGCTTCTTCGCGGCGATATTCTCCCACAGCTTCCACGAGCTGCCCTTACCGTTCAGCCCGGGAGCGGAGGTCATTGATCCGAGGCTTGCGCCTTCGGTCATCGAGCCGTTAGTCACAATGACGCGGTCACCTTCATGAACCTGGATCGTGTCCTCCACGCCATCGCGGATGACCTTCATCCCGGTCACTGTGATGCCGTCGCCTTCTTTGAATTCCAGATCAGTGACCGTACATTTCAAGTTGAAATCTACGCCCAGCGGCTCCAGATATTGATGCAGCGGCAGAATAATGGAATCATATTGGTTATATGGGGTGCGGGTTACGCCTTCAAGCGTTTGAATTCTCGGGAATTCGTGCATGAAGCGGAGCATATAACGCTTGAACTCAACCGCACTATGCCAAGGCTGGAAAGCAAAGGTCGTTGCCCACATGTACCAGAAGTTCGTCGTGAAGAAATGCGGCCCGAACCAGTCGTTAATCCGCAAGGTGCCCATGGCTGATTCCGGGGTAATGACCAGCTTGCCCAGGGCCAGGCGGTCTGCCATATCGAAGCCCATTGAGGTTACATCCTGAACCTCACCCTTGCTGTTGATCAGCCGGGCCTGGCCGCGGGTCGGATTGGATTCGTCGAATTGAATGATTTCTTCCCGCAGCGTCAGCCCCGGCTGGTCAATGGACGGAATGGTATTTAATAGCTCCCACAGATTCTCATAGGTCTCATCGTTCAGCATCCGGCCGCCGCGAATGACATACCCGTGCTCTGCATCGCCGGCTCCGTCATTGCTGCCGCCAAGGATCTTCATTTCTTCAATAATGTGAATGTTCTGTCCGGGAAAACCACAGTCTCTAACCAGATAGGCTGCACCCGCAAGGGAAGCAATGCCACCGCCTACGAAATATACCTGCTCGTTACCGTACTCTTTTTTCACTGATTACCGCCTCCATAGGTTTGCTTGAATACTGGACCTGACCCGAGTGTAATCCAGTCCCGCCCTGGAGGGTATCATCAAAGCACTTGATCTGTATAAAATTTGGACATATGGAACAAAGTGTAACATTTTCGAGCAGAAAAAAAGCCGCAGCCCCTAAGGCTACGACACAATGTTCTCATATTTATGCAGTGCCTTCAGAAAGTTCCCTTCAATCAGGACGCTCAGCTTCCCGATCATCTGCTCCGGCGGCTCCTTCATCCCGTCCTGCATCCATTGAATGACCAGTCCGGTGAAGGCCAGCGTGTAAAAGTTAGCGATGAACTGCTTATCCGGCGTTCCGACATCCAGTCCGGCGGCCAGCTCGTTGATGACGCCCATGACGAGATCATTCGTCACCTCATACAGATAAGCATCCAGATGCGTC is part of the Paenibacillus sp. FSL M7-0420 genome and harbors:
- a CDS encoding TetR/AcrR family transcriptional regulator, which codes for MSIDRKALILQAATLSFVQFGYKATTMDQVSRIANVGKGTIYTFFKTKEELFEEILDKATSELTSVLNRVAAQRTSFVHKLLNLLDSILEFRLDHELFVKLAQEVRDIGTAQALEGVKRMEGYALDFLQQQIGEAIGSGEVKPCDASVAAFMILRMYLALTTEWNKSHEPLDQDKIKEHMILFISTGMLQ
- a CDS encoding SGNH/GDSL hydrolase family protein → MEEYNSGIGLGGQEGPAAPQDPVERRNGFFVMFETAVEATARAEGKPSQEVYLEGNYLIDKAKYIGGVTDEQMLAMLRDWSGFRKLVHSIGVSVKTAEEGAAVTFLMQNWGRTSKYETGTQLRVPCPGDGTEILVKLEEHEWSEEDVAPGKYAFEFNNEGELGTASIVLYLNDGYTAPELTAEPSVDFDSSAYRAMIAKSLLYSGNNRRLKRAMDKAASGEDVTIAYIGGSITQGAGAKPIHTECYAYQSYLRFKELFGKEGGENIHFIKAGVGGTPSELGMIRYERDVLRDGAAAPDIVVVEFAVNDEGDETKGNCFESLCLKILSAPNQPAVILLFSVFVNDWNLQDRLSPVGRRYNLPMVSVKDAVTEQFRLSKAEGNIISKRQFFYDIYHPTNDGHRVMADSLGYLFSETARMGLDEKEQDTLAGPPVLGNDFAHVRLLDRISDLGSAGTAVAIEAGGFHGTDEELQQVELDANPFGTPQFPHNWMHTAASGEDRFRLTITSKNLILVFKDSGSPDVGKAEVHVDGKLVLTADPHVNSWTHCNAVILYNNEQSEEHVVEIRMVPEDQEKSFTILGFGYTA
- a CDS encoding glycosyltransferase family 2 protein → MHDLSIVIPTRNRISDLTLCIESIGAQTGLENVSIELLIVDDGEIEEQVLDDFREVLGRLPDASLRYYRKTKPGVWLSRYEALGLIDGEILLSFDDDAELDDPLYIRRMLDTYASDPSIVGVGGIAKGLSSSKSGKLLGRLTCQMSASPGRLSASTLAGSLLLWGETEDIFETDFFHGCNMSFRSSALQDMKPYPWMTSYAVADDIYMCHLASRYGKLVINPELKIMHHESPSSRDKAGRVARATAVNHYYLLNLRKAPVKNYAALLWTLTYLTAKATLKRNFNAVSGYTSGILFVLNPRKNKYREFMLD
- a CDS encoding DsbA family oxidoreductase; translated protein: MRIDIWSDYACPFCYIGKRRLEHALSQFPGRDQVEVVFRSFQLDPNARTDETRDIHELLAGKYGMTRDKAKEMNAQLAEQAQGVGLEFNFDTIQSTNTFDAHRLSHYAATQGKAPQMTERLLRAYFTDSLNVGDRKVLAELAAEAGLDQAEVAAVLDSETYGDRVEADIEAARQLNITGVPFFVFNNKYAVSGAQPGPVFTEVLDTVWAEEQKGPELQVVGQPKSGAAPSADGCDDGSCSI
- a CDS encoding oleate hydratase, with translation MKKEYGNEQVYFVGGGIASLAGAAYLVRDCGFPGQNIHIIEEMKILGGSNDGAGDAEHGYVIRGGRMLNDETYENLWELLNTIPSIDQPGLTLREEIIQFDESNPTRGQARLINSKGEVQDVTSMGFDMADRLALGKLVITPESAMGTLRINDWFGPHFFTTNFWYMWATTFAFQPWHSAVEFKRYMLRFMHEFPRIQTLEGVTRTPYNQYDSIILPLHQYLEPLGVDFNLKCTVTDLEFKEGDGITVTGMKVIRDGVEDTIQVHEGDRVIVTNGSMTEGASLGSMTSAPGLNGKGSSWKLWENIAAKKPGLGNPSSFDDHVDESKWESFTVTFQDSKFFDLMEKFTRNRAGTGALVTFKDSSWLMSVVLAFQPHFRNQPEHVRVFWGYGLYPDKLGDYVHKKMCDCTGEEIMEELIGHLHFEAHKEEIMATANCIPCMMPYITSQFMPRLNSDRPQVVPEGSTNLAFIGQYCEIPDDIVFTEEYSVRAARIAVYTLFGLNRPVEPINAYQNDVRTLFSSLVTSFR